One window from the genome of Nicotiana sylvestris chromosome 9, ASM39365v2, whole genome shotgun sequence encodes:
- the LOC104240335 gene encoding aluminum-activated malate transporter 13-like: MSSNIVPVPNGEIISQHDQKKQKPKLSFIDIVSSLKERTSKCDMRKIIHSVKVGLALVLVSLLYLLDPLFQKVGQNAMWAIMTVVVVFEFYAGATLSKGINRAIGTVLGGGLGCMAAILADNSGEIGGALVVGISVIVIGAGATYSRMIPSVKKRYDYGVMIFILTFNLVVVSGVRADKIMKLAGERLSTIGMGFAVCIFTSFIYPIWASDELHSSTASKFDKVASSIQGCLEEYFKIADDKEKQPTIDVSGCRSVLHSKSSDESLSNFAKWEPWHGKFGFFYPWEKYLQIGEVLRELAASVLSFKGCVQSVRQPSATQRDSIKGPCETIGLSIAWILKEVGESIRDMKICRTKVLISPRTQCMIQELSLLVKTAESSTENLGLASFIFHLLELVEKVEMVATKVEELGEIARFHNKKVDV, from the exons ATGAGCTCCAACATTGTACCTGTTCCAAATGGAGAAATTATTTCTCAACATGACCAAAAGAAGCAGAAACCTAAACTTTCCTTTATTGATATTGTTTCATCTCTCAAGGAAAGAACAAGCAAGTGTGATATGAGGAAAATAATACATAGTGTTAAAGTTGGGCTGGCTTTGGTATTGGTGTCGCTTTTATATCTTTTGGATCCTCTGTTCCAGAAAGTTGGACAAAATGCCATGTGGGCTATTATGACTGTTGTAGTTGTCTTCGAGTTCTACGCAG GTGCTACACTAAGCAAAGGCATAAACCGAGCGATTGGTACAGTATTGGGCGGAGGATTGGGATGTATGGCTGCAATTTTAGCTGACAATAGTGGAGAAATTGGCGGAGCCTTAGTTGTTGGCATCTCTGTGATTGTCATTG GTGCTGGTGCAACGTACTCAAGGATGATACCAAGCGTGAAGAAGAGATATGACTATGGAGTTATGATCTTCATATTGACATTCAATTTGGTAGTAGTGTCTGGAGTAAGAGCTGACAAAATCATGAAATTGGCTGGAGAGAGACTTTCCACCATTGGTATGGGATTTGCTGTCTGTATATTTACAAGTTTCATCTACCCCATCTGGGCTAGTGATGAACTTCATTCCTCCACTGCTTCTAAGTTTGATAAAGTTGCATCTTCTATCCAAG GGTGCTTAGAGGAATATTTTAAGATAGCCGATGATAAAGAAAAACAACCAACAATTGACGTCAGTGGATGCAGATCGGTGCTGCACTCCAAGTCCAGTGATGAGTCACTG TCAAATTTTGCGAAGTGGGAACCTTGGCATGGGAAATTTGGATTCTTTTATCCATGGGAGAAGTACTTGCAAATTGGAGAGGTTCTAAGGGAGCTTGCGGCATCCGTTCTCTCATTCAAAGGATGTGTTCAATCAGTCAGACAG CCATCCGCAACACAAAGAGACAGCATAAAGGGGCCATGTGAAACAATAGGATTGTCAATTGCATGGATTTTGAAGGAAGTTGGAGAGAGCATAAGGGACATGAAAATATGTCGTACTAAAGTTTTGATAAGTCCGAGAACACAATGCATGATACAGGAGCTAAGTCTCCTTGTAAAAACTGCGGAGAGTTCGACTGAAAATCTTGGGTTGGCTAGCTTTATATTTCATTTGTTAGAGTTGGTGGAGAAGGTAGAAATGGTGGCTACAAAAGTGGAAGAACTTGGTGAAATTGCTCGGTTTCACAACAAAAAAGTTGATGTCTGA